In Candidatus Dependentiae bacterium, the following proteins share a genomic window:
- a CDS encoding glycosyltransferase: MKQATKHNKRNTLYTHLQYGDQTKKDLTLIFSQEISAYYWSKKNKYYHNRLKKFYQFSVVSGSRVLQIGCHNSYLLDAVKPLYGVGVDSNPDNIVLAKKLYSKYEFILGIVDDVQVDTPFDYIILSCSTMQLYDVQNFLERLQRLCHRHTRIIIDSYSYVWEPILWLAQKCGLRRKTVFKNWVSRADLVNFLYCADFEVVTQGEFTLLPCYIPLVSMICNAIIARIPGFTRLCLNQWIVARQDPKVFEPHKKNVTVSIIIPCKNEKGNIEAAVKSCPNMGARTDLIFIDGHSVDGTLQEIERVARKYPEKAIRFCVQDGSGKGDAVRKGFDMAHGDVLMIQDGDLTTPPQELTKFFKALVSGKGEFINGSRLVYGMESEAMRFLNLLANFFFSALFSWTLNQKVKDTLCGTKVLWKKDYKLIADNRSFFGNFDPFGDFDLLFGAAKLQLKILDMPVHYKRRQYGKTQIRRFYHGLILLYMSFVALRKFKLY; encoded by the coding sequence ATGAAGCAAGCAACAAAACATAATAAAAGAAATACTTTATATACACATTTGCAATACGGTGATCAGACTAAAAAAGATCTTACTTTAATATTTTCACAAGAAATATCTGCTTATTATTGGTCAAAAAAAAATAAATACTATCATAATCGTCTTAAAAAATTTTATCAATTTTCTGTTGTATCAGGCTCTCGAGTTCTACAGATTGGTTGCCACAATAGTTATTTACTTGATGCGGTAAAGCCATTATATGGTGTTGGAGTTGACTCTAATCCAGATAATATTGTGCTAGCAAAAAAGCTGTATTCTAAGTATGAATTTATTTTAGGTATTGTTGATGATGTACAAGTAGATACGCCATTTGATTATATTATTTTATCGTGCAGTACGATGCAGCTTTATGATGTTCAAAATTTTTTAGAACGTTTACAAAGACTGTGCCATCGTCATACTCGTATTATTATTGATTCTTATTCATATGTATGGGAGCCCATTTTATGGCTTGCCCAGAAATGTGGCTTACGTCGAAAAACAGTATTTAAAAATTGGGTTTCTCGTGCAGATTTGGTTAATTTTTTGTATTGTGCAGATTTTGAAGTGGTAACACAAGGAGAATTTACTTTGTTACCATGTTATATACCTCTTGTTTCAATGATATGCAATGCGATAATTGCACGTATACCGGGATTTACACGTTTGTGTTTGAATCAATGGATTGTTGCGCGTCAAGATCCAAAGGTATTTGAACCGCATAAAAAAAATGTGACAGTTTCAATTATTATTCCCTGTAAAAATGAAAAGGGAAATATCGAAGCTGCAGTTAAAAGTTGTCCGAATATGGGGGCGCGTACAGACTTGATTTTTATTGATGGTCATTCTGTGGATGGAACACTACAAGAAATAGAACGCGTTGCTCGAAAGTACCCAGAAAAAGCGATACGATTTTGTGTGCAAGATGGAAGTGGTAAGGGTGATGCAGTACGCAAGGGTTTTGATATGGCGCATGGTGATGTTTTGATGATTCAAGATGGTGATTTAACTACACCTCCCCAAGAACTAACAAAGTTTTTCAAAGCACTTGTTTCTGGAAAAGGGGAATTTATTAATGGTTCTCGTTTGGTTTATGGCATGGAATCGGAAGCAATGCGCTTTTTAAATTTGTTGGCAAATTTCTTTTTTAGTGCGCTGTTTTCATGGACGTTGAATCAAAAAGTCAAAGATACGTTGTGTGGGACTAAAGTGTTGTGGAAAAAAGATTATAAACTGATTGCAGATAATCGCTCTTTTTTTGGAAATTTTGATCCGTTTGGTGATTTTGATTTGCTGTTTGGTGCTGCTAAATTGCAGTTAAAAATCCTGGACATGCCAGTACATTATAAGCGACGACAATACGGAAAGACGCAAATTAGGCGCTTTTACCATGGCTTGATTCTGTTATATATGAGTTTTGTTGCGTTGAGAAAATTTAAGTTATACTAG
- a CDS encoding glycosyltransferase, which translates to MRISIVIPAHNEEKRIINTLKRYGDFYGKLKREHVLSTEFIIVLNGCTDATVDVINRIKRGYTDYLINIIELKESGKGLAITAGFKDALTRDNDLIGFVDADMSTSPGCFYELVQQSGLADGIIASRYMPGARVVPTRPKVKRYGSKFLYEPLIWLLFGMRYYDYQCGAKLFKRVVLEKVVSRLTVRQWAFDVELLYLCKKFEYIIKEIPTIWHDKPDSKLKMVSGGLHMIGSLFIIRMRHLFGK; encoded by the coding sequence GTGAGAATCAGTATTGTTATTCCTGCTCATAACGAAGAAAAGCGTATTATCAACACACTGAAGCGCTATGGTGATTTTTATGGTAAACTTAAAAGAGAACATGTGTTAAGCACAGAATTTATTATTGTGCTTAATGGTTGTACAGATGCAACAGTTGATGTTATTAATAGAATAAAGCGAGGGTATACAGATTATTTAATTAATATAATTGAGCTTAAAGAGTCTGGTAAAGGACTTGCAATTACTGCAGGATTCAAAGATGCATTAACGCGAGATAACGATCTTATTGGTTTTGTTGATGCTGATATGTCAACCTCACCAGGCTGTTTTTATGAATTAGTGCAGCAGAGCGGTCTTGCTGATGGTATTATTGCAAGTAGATATATGCCTGGAGCACGCGTTGTTCCTACACGTCCGAAAGTTAAACGGTATGGTAGTAAATTTTTATATGAACCATTGATTTGGTTATTATTTGGTATGCGCTACTATGATTATCAGTGTGGTGCAAAATTGTTTAAACGTGTTGTTTTGGAAAAAGTTGTTTCACGCTTGACGGTGCGTCAATGGGCATTTGATGTTGAGCTTTTGTATTTATGTAAAAAATTTGAGTATATCATTAAAGAAATTCCTACTATCTGGCATGACAAACCAGACAGTAAATTAAAAATGGTAAGTGGTGGGCTACATATGATCGGTTCACTTTTTATTATTAGAATGAGGCATCTATTTGGAAAATGA
- a CDS encoding glycosyltransferase family 4 protein yields the protein MENEAKQILYIRTDSDAKDLMAGGSVSHTIGVITGFHNLGYRVVCASSAMLKALEQLPIYHFVELIMPAWLSFLGCKGNALFSTIFFAWQAAVLCNKHDVDFIYQRYSILNCTGALLGWWYGKKLILEFNSSKVWTDAYWSPNKKIKMRWLVRLIERINITYAYRIIAVSQPIRNMLVKGGVNQKKIIVNPNGVDTQLFDPEKLAKKRETVRKALAIESKFVFGFIGTFSYWHGVDELAQMIPRIAALSDDVHFLLIGGGPLHQKIKNQIVNDNFANSVTTFTGMVPPKEAREYLSACDAFLSATQPNPDGSPFFGSPTKLFEYMSLGKPIIASDLEQIAQVINPALRLEDIAKKQINPRESVVGILVKPNDVPGFVKAACWLVKQDTQVQKKLGDVARSKACACYTWIQHVQNIIDCSV from the coding sequence TTGGAAAATGAAGCAAAACAAATTTTATATATAAGGACAGATTCTGATGCTAAAGACCTTATGGCTGGTGGATCTGTTTCTCATACAATTGGTGTTATTACTGGTTTTCATAATCTGGGATACCGTGTTGTATGTGCTTCAAGCGCAATGCTTAAAGCGTTAGAGCAATTACCTATCTATCATTTTGTAGAGCTCATAATGCCAGCATGGCTATCATTTTTGGGGTGTAAGGGGAATGCGCTTTTTTCTACTATTTTTTTTGCATGGCAAGCGGCAGTTTTGTGTAATAAACATGATGTTGATTTTATTTATCAACGATACAGCATCTTGAATTGTACTGGTGCGTTGCTTGGTTGGTGGTATGGAAAAAAATTGATTTTGGAGTTTAACAGCTCAAAGGTTTGGACAGACGCTTACTGGTCGCCAAATAAGAAAATAAAAATGCGTTGGTTGGTTAGGCTGATTGAAAGAATAAATATTACGTATGCATATCGTATTATTGCAGTCTCACAACCAATACGAAATATGCTTGTTAAAGGTGGTGTCAACCAAAAAAAAATTATAGTTAATCCAAATGGTGTTGATACCCAACTCTTTGACCCAGAAAAGCTTGCAAAAAAAAGAGAAACGGTCCGTAAAGCGCTAGCCATTGAAAGTAAGTTTGTATTTGGTTTTATTGGAACATTTTCCTATTGGCACGGTGTTGATGAACTTGCGCAAATGATTCCGCGTATTGCCGCATTGTCAGATGACGTACATTTTTTGTTAATTGGTGGTGGGCCGCTGCACCAAAAAATAAAAAATCAAATTGTAAACGATAACTTTGCAAATTCGGTTACTACATTTACTGGGATGGTGCCGCCAAAAGAAGCACGTGAATATTTGTCTGCCTGTGATGCCTTTTTATCGGCAACTCAACCAAATCCTGATGGCTCGCCTTTTTTTGGTTCTCCCACAAAGCTGTTTGAATACATGAGTTTAGGTAAACCGATTATTGCCTCTGATTTGGAGCAAATTGCACAGGTAATTAATCCTGCTTTGCGTTTGGAAGATATTGCTAAAAAACAAATAAATCCTCGGGAAAGTGTTGTTGGTATTTTGGTTAAACCGAACGATGTGCCGGGATTTGTCAAAGCTGCTTGCTGGTTGGTAAAACAAGATACTCAAGTGCAAAAAAAATTGGGTGATGTTGCTCGGTCAAAAGCATGTGCATGCTACACTTGGATACAGCATGTACAAAATATTATTGATTGCTCGGTTTAA
- a CDS encoding glycosyltransferase family 4 protein, which produces MEHTYWDNVTNKKIAILGRYPPPLGGISIHIKRVIAKLRAQKNKVAFFETGQSLRFKFFFLYRLKLLFFLLWYRPHILFYHTVYLHKSLNELRFITRLKNLLGYTIVLVEHNCRYLYEKEIDFRVELNRVMQHVDEQIFIGNLTETSYKKNGIMRPKKWSVQSAFLPPDTTQEETILRTYPTQLFDFLNEHENILVVNAFKLCLMNDGRDLYGVDRCIKVLLRLRNENNAIGLVVALGEVGNANYFKELNKQIQQHGLHEHVYFLCGQKELWPLLKKVTLFIRPTLSDGDSVSVGEALFFGVPVVASNVCVRPQEVILYKAGDEGDLYAKIKQQLGNMYSQQAAGYSESDSISSQTN; this is translated from the coding sequence ATGGAGCATACTTATTGGGATAATGTAACAAATAAAAAAATTGCCATCTTGGGGCGGTATCCGCCGCCCTTGGGTGGTATTTCTATTCATATAAAACGAGTAATTGCAAAATTACGTGCACAAAAAAATAAAGTTGCTTTTTTTGAAACAGGGCAATCATTACGTTTTAAATTCTTTTTTTTGTATCGTCTCAAGCTACTCTTTTTTTTGTTGTGGTATCGGCCTCATATACTGTTTTATCATACAGTGTATCTGCACAAATCATTAAATGAGTTGAGATTTATAACGCGTTTAAAAAATTTGTTGGGCTATACAATAGTTCTTGTTGAGCATAATTGCCGTTATTTATATGAAAAAGAGATAGATTTTCGTGTTGAGCTTAATCGAGTTATGCAGCATGTTGACGAGCAGATTTTTATTGGCAATCTAACTGAAACAAGCTATAAAAAAAATGGTATCATGCGGCCAAAAAAATGGTCGGTGCAATCAGCTTTTTTGCCGCCAGATACTACACAAGAAGAGACTATTTTAAGAACATATCCAACCCAGCTGTTTGATTTTTTAAATGAGCATGAAAATATATTAGTGGTTAACGCATTTAAGTTATGCCTGATGAATGATGGGCGTGACTTATATGGGGTAGATCGATGCATTAAAGTATTACTCCGTTTAAGAAATGAAAATAACGCTATTGGGTTGGTAGTTGCACTTGGCGAAGTTGGTAACGCCAACTATTTTAAAGAGCTCAACAAGCAAATACAGCAACATGGATTGCATGAGCATGTTTATTTTTTGTGTGGACAGAAAGAGCTTTGGCCATTATTAAAAAAAGTTACTCTATTTATTCGCCCAACATTGAGCGATGGTGATAGTGTGAGTGTAGGAGAGGCATTATTTTTTGGTGTGCCGGTTGTTGCGAGTAACGTGTGCGTAAGGCCGCAAGAAGTAATTTTGTACAAAGCTGGAGATGAAGGCGATTTATATGCAAAAATTAAGCAGCAGCTTGGTAATATGTACTCGCAACAGGCTGCAGGATATTCTGAATCTGATTCTATCAGTAGCCAAACAAACTAA
- a CDS encoding glycosyltransferase family 2 protein: MQKLSSSLVICTRNRLQDILNLILSVAKQTKEPYEFVIVDSSPKKLIEYAEFIAAFDQKLFPHTKLLYKHTQKAGTSYQRNIGAHLVSADIFHFVDDDTILEPTYIEKMDAIFESNTHYAGGMGCVINVLPKINNMHRWLRVLFLLQRDHDSGNFTFSGMPTHAYGTTTFKDVQVLGGCCMSYRRDIFLHYLFDEQLGQYAYLEDVDCSWRVSQNHRLFYNPTAKLKHIKSPVNRAKVAERKALFLRNYRYLFFKNVYPHNKFKIFAHWWSVLGLFFCSFVARDVESLKGYWQGLGAYYTKVSGQNTQRMKKT, encoded by the coding sequence ATGCAAAAATTAAGCAGCAGCTTGGTAATATGTACTCGCAACAGGCTGCAGGATATTCTGAATCTGATTCTATCAGTAGCCAAACAAACTAAAGAGCCATACGAATTTGTTATTGTTGATAGCAGCCCAAAAAAATTGATTGAGTATGCAGAATTTATTGCTGCATTTGATCAAAAACTGTTTCCACATACAAAACTCTTATATAAACATACGCAAAAAGCAGGGACGTCATATCAGCGTAATATTGGCGCCCATTTGGTATCAGCGGATATTTTCCACTTTGTTGATGATGACACAATCTTAGAACCAACCTATATTGAAAAAATGGATGCGATCTTTGAGAGCAATACTCATTATGCTGGTGGTATGGGGTGTGTTATTAATGTACTGCCAAAAATAAATAATATGCATCGTTGGCTACGTGTTTTATTTTTATTGCAGCGAGATCATGATTCAGGAAATTTTACATTTTCTGGTATGCCCACACATGCCTATGGTACAACGACATTTAAAGATGTGCAGGTGCTTGGCGGATGTTGTATGTCTTACCGGCGTGATATTTTTTTGCACTATTTATTTGATGAGCAACTTGGTCAATACGCATATCTAGAAGATGTTGATTGTTCTTGGCGAGTATCGCAAAACCATAGACTTTTTTATAATCCGACAGCAAAACTAAAACATATTAAAAGCCCGGTAAATCGTGCAAAGGTTGCCGAACGCAAAGCACTCTTTTTAAGAAACTATAGATACTTGTTTTTTAAAAACGTATATCCACATAATAAATTTAAAATTTTTGCACATTGGTGGTCTGTATTAGGTTTATTTTTTTGTTCGTTTGTTGCACGAGATGTAGAATCGCTTAAAGGTTATTGGCAGGGGTTAGGCGCTTATTATACCAAAGTGTCAGGGCAAAATACGCAGCGTATGAAGAAAACGTAG
- a CDS encoding oligosaccharide flippase family protein — translation MSPITLSILTPSDYGLLALANSFISVITVFVGMGLRQSFQLDYFHCTPQERKKLINDNIIIYLLVSTPLFVLLSCFYRKINTVIFIDSASYKLIFMSLLVSFIYFFVEFFYQVLKYQCNAKKIALLQVSIALLTVGLNVFFLLYLQCGVASILCAQAVGMLVVTFIALKTYIKKNCFAFFDMQRSTQNITNYIARGLPFIPSVLFAWILSCGDRWILAHYSNLHNVGIYSLANSFSQLFQLLILYPMTASYIPHVLNTFAQKKDQIHTLEQINKKTMIVCMTLVTITITVGFICTKSFLYTLLPTRYHEAINYIWLLLMGYVFLLGTYFSTILIQFKQKRLFTAFAFITPAILNILLNILLIPHFAIYGCVIATFSSYAAYFALTLWYNKRLTPANNL, via the coding sequence ATGTCACCAATAACCTTAAGTATTTTAACACCATCTGATTACGGTCTATTAGCACTAGCCAATTCTTTTATAAGCGTTATAACAGTTTTTGTAGGCATGGGATTACGTCAATCATTTCAACTTGATTATTTTCATTGCACACCGCAAGAGCGTAAAAAATTAATTAACGATAACATTATTATTTATTTGCTTGTTAGCACCCCACTTTTTGTTCTTCTAAGTTGTTTTTATAGAAAAATTAACACAGTTATTTTTATTGATAGTGCTTCATACAAATTGATTTTCATGAGCTTGTTGGTCTCATTTATTTACTTCTTTGTTGAGTTTTTCTATCAAGTTTTAAAATACCAATGCAATGCAAAAAAAATTGCCCTGCTACAAGTAAGTATTGCGCTACTAACTGTTGGTTTAAATGTCTTTTTTCTATTGTATCTACAGTGTGGCGTTGCCAGTATTTTATGTGCACAGGCGGTTGGCATGCTCGTAGTAACTTTTATTGCACTCAAAACATATATTAAAAAAAATTGCTTTGCGTTTTTTGATATGCAGCGCAGCACACAAAATATAACTAACTATATTGCACGGGGTTTACCATTTATCCCAAGCGTGTTATTTGCCTGGATACTAAGCTGTGGCGATAGATGGATCCTTGCACATTATTCAAACTTGCATAATGTTGGTATTTACTCATTGGCAAACAGCTTTAGCCAATTGTTTCAACTCCTTATCTTATATCCAATGACTGCATCATATATTCCACATGTGCTTAATACGTTTGCTCAAAAAAAAGATCAAATACACACACTAGAACAGATTAATAAAAAAACAATGATAGTATGTATGACACTTGTTACAATTACCATTACAGTTGGCTTTATATGCACCAAATCATTTTTATATACCCTGCTACCTACTCGCTATCATGAAGCAATCAATTATATCTGGCTGTTATTAATGGGATATGTCTTTTTATTAGGTACTTATTTTAGCACCATACTTATCCAGTTTAAACAAAAACGTTTATTCACGGCATTTGCTTTTATAACTCCAGCGATACTCAATATTTTGTTAAATATTTTATTGATTCCACACTTTGCCATTTATGGATGCGTTATCGCTACGTTTTCTTCATACGCTGCGTATTTTGCCCTGACACTTTGGTATAATAAGCGCCTAACCCCTGCCAATAACCTTTAA